The sequence below is a genomic window from Salinispira pacifica.
ATCCCCAGAGTTTCTTTCCCCATCCCACGGAGAATACTTCCACATGTATGCCTACGGCCCGGGCGGCCAGAAAATGTCCCGCTTCATGGATAATCACCACTAATCCGAGCCCGAGAATTCCGAAAAGTATTTGCATGTACGACCTCTATCTCTGTATTGGGTTTGCTGTTACTGTTTGTGTCACTGCTGCAGCCCTGCAGGGTACTGCCGCATTTCTGCATGCTTACCCTGCTTCCGGCGGCTACAGCACCCAGATTCCTGTAAGGATCTGGTATGCATAGAAAAACACAGGTGCAGTGAATAAAATACTGTCCAAGCTGTCAAGAAGGCCACCCCTTCCGGGAATTGCTTCTCCTGAATCCTTGATCTTTGCCGAGCGTTTCAGGCCGGATTCGATCAGATCACCGATGATGGTGGTGAACCCGATAAGAAATCCCATGATGACAGCCACATGAAGTCCTCCGGGGAATGCATGGGGTGCCAGGAAATATACCAGTGTCACCGCCACCGGACTGAACAGAAAACCGATCAGGAATCCCGCCATGGTCTTGTTGGGACTGATGGCCACCGGATGAGAACTCTTTGCGCCGAACAGCCTGCCCCCCACGTATGCCATGGTATCATTTGAAAAAACACCGGCGATAAAAGTAAGATACAGAATTGTTGCATGGGGGAGGGCGCTGATCATGATCAGGTGGGATATAAGCAGGCCGGGATATGCAAGGGTGGCCAAATGCTTTCCTATGCCCGGGGATATTTTTTTCACCTTATGCTGCTGACGGAATACCTGAACAAACAGAATGCTCATCACCATGCCGGTATACACGGGGAAAAGAAGCTCGGTTCTGATCACGCCCCACACCCACAGCAGGGAAGTCAGCGGGAGGGAAAGTCCGCTGAGAAATACTCCGATGGTTCTGGGTTTTGATTTTCGGGGATTGAAACCGAACAGTCTGGCGGCCTCAAAGGCGCTGGGGACTGAAATCAACAGCAGTACCAGATTAAGAGGCCAATGAAAGCGATCAGCTTCCAGAAAAATGATTAGAATGATGACAGGAACCGCAACTGCGAACAGAATTACCCGTTGTATGAGGTTTCGTGAAGGCTTGCGATGCTCCGTGGTATTGTTTTCAGTATTCATGTGGTCCCTCCATAGCGCCTCGTTCGGGACATGAACCATTGAAGAATTTCATGAAATTCCTCTTTGTTGAAGTCCGGCCAGAGGGTCTGACTGAAAAAGATTTCTGCATAGCTGCTTCTCCACAGCATGAAATTGCTCAGTCTCTGTTCCCCGCCGCTGCGGATAATCAGATCCAGGTCGGGTATTTCCGGGCGATCCAGATTGTTCCGGATATGATCTTCACCAAGCCTTTGTGCAAGCGCCGGATTGTCCGCCAGAGCTCTGGAGGCCGCCCGCACAATTTCATCCCGGCCGCCATAATTGATGGCAAGATTGACCACCAGTGATGTGAAATGGGATGTATCTTCTTCAACCAGTTCTATTTCTTCCTGAATGTCACGGGGAAGTACCGACAGATCCCCTGAATGGACCACCCGGATATCATTTTCCTTGTAAAACTCATATTCCTTGCGAAGACTTGTCTTGATGAGTTTCATAAGGAAAGAGACTTCCTCTTCTGTTCGTTTCCAGTTTTCCGTGGAGAAAGTATAGAGGGTTAAATAGGAAATACCGGCATCATGAACGGCTTTGACAATTTGCTTGGCGGCTTTCAGGCCCTCGTTATGACCGGAGGTTCGGGGCAGCCCTTTTTCCCGTGCCCAGCGGCCGTTGCCGTCCATAATGATGCCGACATGTGTGGGGATTGATTGACTCAAACCTCCATGATCTCCTTTTCCTTGGCGTCGAGAAGTTCATCGATCTGCTTCACGTAGGAATCTGTGAGTTTCTGAACCTCGTCTTCACCCCGTTTCAGATCATCTTCACTGATTTCACTATCCTTTTCCTGTTTTTTCAGATCATCATTTGCATCCCGGCGGATGTTCCGTACTGCGACTCTGCTCTGCTCGGCGATCTGTTTGGCGTGTTTTACCAGTTCCTTCCTCCGGTCTTCGGTAAGGGGGGGAATGCTGATGCGGATCACCTTGCCGTCGCTTGCCGGATTCAGGGAAAGCTCTGATTTCTGGATGGCTTTTTCAATTTCGCCGATGAGGCTCTTGTCCCAGGGCTGGATTACCACCAGTCTGGCTTCGGGCACGCTGATGTTTGCAACCTGATTAAGGGGGGTGGGGCTTCCATAATAGTCCACCCGGATCTTGTCGAAAAGTGAAGCACTTGCCCGTCCTGTGCGAAGATTATTGAATTCCTCTTCGAGATTCTTCACGGACTTCTTCATCCTGTCTTCGTGGCTCTTTAACACACTGTCCATTGGCTGTATCCTCCGCATTGATATTTCCGGGAACCCCCGGGTGCAGAACGGCTCCATCCCATGCATGCGAATGGAGCCGGAAGTATTATCAGTATAACCCGATTTACAGTTCTTCGCCTGCCCGGAAAACGATGTAATCCACAAGTTTGATATCACCGCCCACTTCCTTGCCGGTGTCTTTCAGAACCTGGGCAACAGAGCGTTTATCGTCTTTCACAAAACCCTGCTCGGTAAAACAGATTTCCTTGAGGTGCTTTTTCAGTTTCCCTTTGATGATGCCTTCAATGACATGGGAAGGTTTGTCCATGTTTTCCGCCTGTGCCTTGAAGATTTTTTCCTGCTCTGCAAGGTAGGAAGATTCAACCGCATCCTCGTTCAGGTACAGGGGGCTGAACGCCGCCGCATGCATGGCCAGGTCTTTACCCAGTGTTGCCACAGCTTCATTGCCTTTCAGCTCGGGAGATGAAAGCTCAAGGGTGAGAAGTACGCCGAGGCTTCCTGCTTCACCGTGGATGTATGCCACAGCGCTCTGATTCGCGCTGAGTTCCTTGCGCTGGAATCGGCGGATGGTCATATTTTCTTTGATGGTAGCAGCCAACTCATTCACTCTGTTGACCAGACCCTCATCGTCGGAGGGAAGATTCTGTACAACCGCATCCTCCACAAGCTGTGCGCCGGTGCTTGCGAATTCTTCATTCCGCGCAACAAAGTCTGTTTCGCAGCTGATTTCCATAATTCCGGCAACATCATCACCCACGTAGGTGAAGATGCGACCTTCATCGGTTGAACGTCCTGAACGCTTCGCCACAGCGGCAAGGCCCAGTTCCTTCAGAATTTCTTCCGCACGGTTAAAATCTCCATCGGCTTCCTTCAGGGCTTTCTTACAGTCCATCATCCCTGCGCCGGTTTTCTCCCGCAGTTTTTTCACGTCAGCAGCACTAATTGCCATTGATTTCTCCTTACACGTTACACGCCGTAGTATGTATGATTTTCAGTTCATAAGAGCCGGAGCTGTTGTTTGGCTCCGGCCCGCACTCATAGTCTCTAACGAAATCAGTCTTCTTCGTAGAGCTTATCTTCGTCAATCCCTGCTTCGTCCGCCACTTCCATTTCTCTGGGTTTTTCGGGTGCAGGTTTCTCATCATTTCCGGGGGTGTAATCAGAATAATCCTCGGCTGCAAAGCCGTCTTCTTCCTTCTCTTCCACCACTTCTTCGGCTGCTTCTTCGTCAACCTGAACTGCCACAGGGGCGGTGATTTCTGTGGAATCTTCATCCCGGTCAGCGCTTGCGTCTGCTTCTACCACCTCATCGTCGTCACTCAGGCTTTCAATTACCTGAAGGCCGGCTTCGTTATCGGCTTCAACCACCGCATTTGCGATAATTTCAGTGAACAGGGTGATGGCCCGGATCGCATCGTCATTTCCCGGGATGGGGTAATCAATACCTTCAGGATTGGAGTTGGTATCCACAACAGCCACAATGGGTATGCCCATTCTCCGAGCTTCGGCAACGGCGATGGCTTCCTTCCGGGTGTCGATCACAAAAGCAATACCGGGAAGATCTTTCATATCCTTGATACCGCCAAGGTTCTTCTCAAGCTTTGTCTTTTCTTTGTTGAGTTTGGCAATTTCTTTCTTGGTAAGGCTCTCGTAGGTTCCGTCAACTTCCATCTTTTCCAGCTTCTTCAGACGGAGAAGTGATTTTTTAATGGTGGAAAAGTTTGTGAGCATTCCGCCGAGCCAGCGGTTGTTCACATAATACATGCCGCAGCGTTCCGCCTGTTCTTTGATGGCGCCCTGGGCCTGCTTTTTGGTTCCGATAAACAGAACTGACTTGTTCTGAAGAACGGTCTTGCGGACTGCTTCGTATGCGTCCTTGATGCAGACAATGGTTTTCTGCAGATCGATAATATGGATTCCGTTGCGTTCTGCAAAGATGAATTTCTTCATCCGCGGATCCCAGCGCTTGGTCTGGTGACCGAAATGTACTCCTGACTCCAGGAGATTCTTCATAGTGACTACTGCCACGTTTCCTCCTCGCAGGTTTCCCGTGAGTTCCGGGTCCTGCCCTCATCTCTTTGTCTCATATTCCGCTGAATCGGCGGCTACGTTGTGCCTGCCCCGGGGAATACGGAAGATTTCTTCATTACCTGATCTGTGGTGCTCCCGGCTGGGCCGGATGCAGGTTACTGCCAGAATGAAGTTCGGCGGAGTATGGCATATAACAGCTCGATTGGCAAGCCCACCACGTTGGTGTAGGAACCGGAAATTCCTGTGAGAAAACAACCTGCACGGCCCTGCACCCGGTAGCCTCCGGCGGCGCCTTCATATTCTCCCCAATCAAGATATGCCCGGATTTCATCTGTATCCAGGTTTTTCAGGGCGATATTGGTGACGGCATGGGCCACTGCAATGATTCCCGACGCAAAATCCGGATTCAAGGCCGAATCCGGCGGGGCGCACTGAATCTCCCCGGGGGTGTGCTCCTCCAGCGCCGGAATATCAGCTGAAATGGAAGCAGGCAGGTAGATAGCCAGGCCGGTGAGTACCTGGTGTTCCCGCCCTGAGAGTTTTCCCAGAAATTCTTCCGCCTGACCTGCGTCCGCCGGTTTCCCCAGTCTGTGACTGTCCAGGGCGACGATGGTGTCGGCAGCGAGAATGCAGGAATCGGGGGCGTACTCTCCCGGGGTGTTCAGCCTGAGCTCAAGTTTTTCCCGGGCCAGGAGACGGACCAGTTCCCGGGCATCTTCACCCTTCCGGTGATCTTCGTCCATATCCACGGGGTGTACGCTGAACTCAAGGCCCATTTGGCTCAGCAGGGTGCTGCGCTGGGGTGATGCGCTGGCCAAAACAAAGGGATGTGATTGAATCATGGAATTCTCCTCCCGGTGGGGGTGTCGGTTGCGCTGCTGCCTGGAAGGTTGTTCTCCCGTCCGGCTCATAGGCAGACCCGTCGAACATCATGCAGATGCCAACTTCATGCAGCGGCAAACATCCGGTAGCCCAGAAATGCCCCCAACACCGACCCCGGATTTATCCTGATGTATGCCGATATAATATACATGTCGAAGCCGATGGGGCCCAGACTCAGATCGAAGGGGAATCCTGACAGTGCTGCCAGCTTTTCCAGAATCCCCCAGCTCAGAGTTCCAAGAACAACTCCCAGCAGGAGAAGCCGAAGCAGGTGAGGGCGGGTCTTTGCGCTTAATTTCATAGTGAGTGGAATTGTACACAGAAGCCGTGGAGGCTGCAATCCGGGGCAACCGCCTGCAAAACGCTATTGACACTGGAGTGAACATTGAGTACTGTATTGCTCACCAATTATATGGGTTCGTAGCTCAGCTGGATAGAGCGTCGCCCTCCGGAGGCGAAGGTCGTGGGTTCGAATCCCGCCGAGCTCATATTTTTTTTCAAAGGTTTCCCCCGGTTCCAGACCCCATGCAATATCAGGTATTCAACACGCAGGCTTCCCGTCACAGTCAACAATATCAAACTTCAGGGGACCAGCCCGTCGTCGCATACATATCACCATTCCCAAAAGTATATGCAGGCCCTGGCCGTGTGCGGTGTATGACACTTTTCCGTCCTCTGTTTTTTCACAGGTTCAGGTTTCTCAGTTTCCGGGTGATATGCCAGGTGATCTGTAATGACGCTTGAAGAATGCCGCAGGATCTGGCAGGGTCCCCACCGCCTCTTTCTCAGGGGGAGGGAGCTGAAGCGTTCGGTGGGGCAGCGGGTCCAGAAGATCAGCATCACCCTGGATCGGTCCTGTCCCAGGCGGCTGGGCGGAGGCTGCGCCTTCTGCAATCCCGACAGTTTCCTCCCTCCGGGGGGAAGGGGACATATGGATCCCGTTGAGCAATTCCATGCCGGAATGAAAAAATTCAGCGAAAAATATCCCCGACAAAAATACATTGCATACATCCAGGGCTACACCGGCACATTGGGCGATCCTGAGCATCTGCGGCAGATCTATGCCCGCATATTGAGTTTGCCCCGGGTCCATTCCCTGGTTATCGGAACCCGACCGGACTGCCTGCCGCCGGAAATATTGGACGTTCTGGCCCGGCTCGGCGATGCCGCCTGGCCGTCAGAGAGCGGAGGCGAAGCTGAAAGGGTGAAAAAGGAGCTCATGGTGGAACTGGGAATTGAGAGCTTCAGTCCGGCGGCACTGCAGGAAGCCCGCCGGGGCATATCTTCGGAACAGATTCGAACGGCCCTTGGTAAGCTTGAGCAGAGAAATATTCCCGCCGGCGCCCACCTTATGATCGGCCTTCCCGGGGAAGATCAGCTGCAGCAGCTTCCCGAACATATCAATTCCCTTCCAATCTCCATGCTGAAATTTCATCAGCTCCAGCTCATCCGGCGAAGCCCCTGGGGAGAACTGGCGGCAGCAGGGAAGAAGATATCGTCCCTTCCCCGGAATCCTATGACAGTGGATGAATATACTGATACACTCCTGGATGTGATTGAGAGAATACGTCCGGATATACAAATAGAACGGCTCTGTGCGGATGCACCCCGGCAGCTGGTGGTTCAGGAGCACGAATCCTGGGAGGGGATGAAGAACTACCGCTTCACCGCCCTTTTTGAATCCGAGTTGGAACGGCGCAACAGCTGGCAGGGGAAAGCATATGAAGGGTGACCAGTCTCCAGCCGGAGGTTCGCCCCAGGGGTCCGGGAGCGGCGGATCTCTGCCTCATGGACTCCCTCAGGGCCTCATTAAAGGTGAAGCGGAGCGTACCCGCCGCCTGAAATACATTGCCATGTTTGCGGCATTCAGCATGTTTGCCGCCACTCTGGAATACCTCTTTCCCCGGCCGGTCCCGTTTTTCCGCCTTGGGCTTGCAAATCTGCCCATTCTTCTGGCTTTTCCCCTGCTGGATCTGCCGGGACTTCTCATGCTCACTCTTTTAAAGGTTTTGGGGCAGGGGCTGGTGAACGGCACCCTGGCAAGTTATGTATTTCTGCTCAGTCTCACCGGAAGTTTTGCTTCGTTCTTTCTGA
It includes:
- a CDS encoding phosphatidate cytidylyltransferase; the encoded protein is MNTENNTTEHRKPSRNLIQRVILFAVAVPVIILIIFLEADRFHWPLNLVLLLISVPSAFEAARLFGFNPRKSKPRTIGVFLSGLSLPLTSLLWVWGVIRTELLFPVYTGMVMSILFVQVFRQQHKVKKISPGIGKHLATLAYPGLLISHLIMISALPHATILYLTFIAGVFSNDTMAYVGGRLFGAKSSHPVAISPNKTMAGFLIGFLFSPVAVTLVYFLAPHAFPGGLHVAVIMGFLIGFTTIIGDLIESGLKRSAKIKDSGEAIPGRGGLLDSLDSILFTAPVFFYAYQILTGIWVL
- the uppS gene encoding polyprenyl diphosphate synthase, whose amino-acid sequence is MSQSIPTHVGIIMDGNGRWAREKGLPRTSGHNEGLKAAKQIVKAVHDAGISYLTLYTFSTENWKRTEEEVSFLMKLIKTSLRKEYEFYKENDIRVVHSGDLSVLPRDIQEEIELVEEDTSHFTSLVVNLAINYGGRDEIVRAASRALADNPALAQRLGEDHIRNNLDRPEIPDLDLIIRSGGEQRLSNFMLWRSSYAEIFFSQTLWPDFNKEEFHEILQWFMSRTRRYGGTT
- the frr gene encoding ribosome recycling factor, with the protein product MDSVLKSHEDRMKKSVKNLEEEFNNLRTGRASASLFDKIRVDYYGSPTPLNQVANISVPEARLVVIQPWDKSLIGEIEKAIQKSELSLNPASDGKVIRISIPPLTEDRRKELVKHAKQIAEQSRVAVRNIRRDANDDLKKQEKDSEISEDDLKRGEDEVQKLTDSYVKQIDELLDAKEKEIMEV
- the tsf gene encoding translation elongation factor Ts, producing the protein MAISAADVKKLREKTGAGMMDCKKALKEADGDFNRAEEILKELGLAAVAKRSGRSTDEGRIFTYVGDDVAGIMEISCETDFVARNEEFASTGAQLVEDAVVQNLPSDDEGLVNRVNELAATIKENMTIRRFQRKELSANQSAVAYIHGEAGSLGVLLTLELSSPELKGNEAVATLGKDLAMHAAAFSPLYLNEDAVESSYLAEQEKIFKAQAENMDKPSHVIEGIIKGKLKKHLKEICFTEQGFVKDDKRSVAQVLKDTGKEVGGDIKLVDYIVFRAGEEL
- the rpsB gene encoding 30S ribosomal protein S2, whose amino-acid sequence is MAVVTMKNLLESGVHFGHQTKRWDPRMKKFIFAERNGIHIIDLQKTIVCIKDAYEAVRKTVLQNKSVLFIGTKKQAQGAIKEQAERCGMYYVNNRWLGGMLTNFSTIKKSLLRLKKLEKMEVDGTYESLTKKEIAKLNKEKTKLEKNLGGIKDMKDLPGIAFVIDTRKEAIAVAEARRMGIPIVAVVDTNSNPEGIDYPIPGNDDAIRAITLFTEIIANAVVEADNEAGLQVIESLSDDDEVVEADASADRDEDSTEITAPVAVQVDEEAAEEVVEEKEEDGFAAEDYSDYTPGNDEKPAPEKPREMEVADEAGIDEDKLYEED
- a CDS encoding Maf family protein, coding for MIQSHPFVLASASPQRSTLLSQMGLEFSVHPVDMDEDHRKGEDARELVRLLAREKLELRLNTPGEYAPDSCILAADTIVALDSHRLGKPADAGQAEEFLGKLSGREHQVLTGLAIYLPASISADIPALEEHTPGEIQCAPPDSALNPDFASGIIAVAHAVTNIALKNLDTDEIRAYLDWGEYEGAAGGYRVQGRAGCFLTGISGSYTNVVGLPIELLYAILRRTSFWQ
- a CDS encoding radical SAM protein, which produces MTLEECRRIWQGPHRLFLRGRELKRSVGQRVQKISITLDRSCPRRLGGGCAFCNPDSFLPPGGRGHMDPVEQFHAGMKKFSEKYPRQKYIAYIQGYTGTLGDPEHLRQIYARILSLPRVHSLVIGTRPDCLPPEILDVLARLGDAAWPSESGGEAERVKKELMVELGIESFSPAALQEARRGISSEQIRTALGKLEQRNIPAGAHLMIGLPGEDQLQQLPEHINSLPISMLKFHQLQLIRRSPWGELAAAGKKISSLPRNPMTVDEYTDTLLDVIERIRPDIQIERLCADAPRQLVVQEHESWEGMKNYRFTALFESELERRNSWQGKAYEG